Proteins from one Congzhengia minquanensis genomic window:
- a CDS encoding GH116 family glycosyl-hydrolase encodes MLYEREYLNEISFPLGGIGTGSIGLAGNGRLIDWEIFNRPNKGGTNGYTNIVVRVKEKGGKTFAKVLNGDILKDLTGTYKQQMYSGFGYGPDKESMCGLSHFKNCSFLGEFPVAKLTFTDDDFPGAVVLTAFNPLIPGDCDSSSIPAAFFEISYENKTGAEVEFSVSFSLQNPFDVSKNEAGQDGDISFIKLSNAGADKNDISYGDLCLATDAKNAAVQEYWYRGGWCDGISVYWRELLETDRLRERHYEGTGVHDICALMASESLSPQRKGNFRFVLSWNMPNNYNYWDEDPEVKGKTWKNYYATVFENSVSSAVHSLNEWERLYSETDEYRSALFSSTLDSAVIDAAASTLSVIKSPTVLRLENGAFYGWEGVHEKAGSCEGTCQHVWNYAYALCFLFPSLERSIRDLEFTYSTSEDGEMQFRLRIPLGAKPHTHIPCVDGQMGAVIKTYREWKISGDDEWLKRYFDKVMKVIDYAWSDKNICQWDKNHDGVLEGRQHHTLDMELFGPSSWLQGFYLAALKAGAEMAEHLGFHDKAAEYRELFENGKQYTKEHLFNGKYFVQEVNLGNKQILEQFGVADTYWNSEAGEMKYQIAGGSEIDQLCGQWHANLCGLGEIFDKAQVKTALKNMYELNFVKSMRSISNMWRNFAVNDDSGAIICAYPKDVYKPVIPVPYCEETMHGFEYQLAGLMISEGMIDEGLEIVRGVRGRYNGANRNPWNEIECGSNYARSMASFALIPIFSGFYFDMPNKTIGFDPILNQPCFKTIWSLDCGWGVYEKTETKTKITIKGGHLAANKIRLPYMKDIKTVTVDGEKTAFSFENGVLCVAAENVQKEIIIEQEK; translated from the coding sequence AGGACCTAACAGGCACTTACAAGCAGCAAATGTATTCAGGCTTTGGTTACGGGCCGGACAAAGAGTCTATGTGCGGGCTTTCCCATTTTAAAAATTGCTCCTTTTTAGGTGAGTTCCCGGTTGCAAAGCTAACGTTTACGGACGATGATTTTCCTGGAGCCGTGGTGCTTACAGCGTTTAACCCGCTTATCCCGGGCGACTGCGACAGTTCGTCAATTCCGGCGGCGTTTTTTGAAATTTCATATGAAAATAAAACCGGCGCGGAAGTGGAATTTTCTGTTTCGTTTTCTCTTCAAAATCCATTTGACGTTTCGAAAAATGAAGCGGGGCAGGACGGAGATATTTCTTTCATCAAGCTTTCAAACGCCGGCGCGGATAAAAACGATATATCTTATGGCGACCTTTGTTTGGCGACAGATGCAAAAAATGCGGCTGTTCAGGAATACTGGTATCGCGGCGGCTGGTGCGACGGCATTTCAGTTTATTGGCGCGAACTTTTGGAAACCGACCGGCTGCGGGAGCGGCATTATGAGGGAACCGGCGTTCATGATATATGCGCGCTGATGGCGTCTGAATCGCTTTCTCCGCAGCGAAAAGGCAATTTTCGGTTTGTGCTCTCCTGGAACATGCCCAACAACTATAATTACTGGGACGAAGACCCAGAGGTGAAAGGTAAAACCTGGAAAAACTATTATGCAACCGTTTTTGAGAATTCGGTTTCGTCTGCCGTGCATTCGCTAAATGAATGGGAACGGCTCTACAGCGAAACGGACGAATACCGCTCTGCCTTGTTTTCCTCTACACTGGACAGCGCTGTGATTGACGCCGCGGCTTCTACGCTGTCGGTTATCAAATCGCCTACCGTGCTGAGGCTGGAAAACGGCGCGTTTTACGGCTGGGAGGGCGTGCACGAAAAGGCCGGTTCCTGTGAGGGAACATGTCAGCATGTGTGGAACTATGCCTATGCCCTGTGCTTTTTATTCCCGTCTTTAGAGCGTTCTATCCGCGATTTGGAGTTTACATACAGCACAAGCGAAGACGGGGAAATGCAGTTTCGGTTAAGGATTCCTTTGGGAGCGAAGCCGCACACGCACATTCCCTGCGTAGACGGGCAGATGGGTGCGGTGATTAAAACTTACCGGGAATGGAAAATCAGCGGAGACGACGAGTGGCTGAAACGGTACTTTGACAAGGTGATGAAGGTAATTGACTACGCCTGGAGCGACAAAAATATATGCCAGTGGGATAAAAACCATGACGGCGTGTTAGAAGGTAGGCAGCATCACACGCTGGACATGGAGTTGTTTGGTCCGTCCTCCTGGCTTCAGGGATTTTATTTGGCGGCGTTAAAAGCCGGCGCCGAAATGGCGGAGCATTTAGGCTTTCATGACAAGGCCGCCGAGTATCGTGAATTGTTTGAAAACGGAAAACAATATACGAAAGAACATCTGTTTAACGGAAAATATTTTGTTCAGGAGGTGAACCTGGGCAATAAACAGATTTTAGAGCAATTCGGCGTGGCAGATACCTATTGGAACAGTGAAGCCGGTGAAATGAAATATCAAATTGCCGGGGGCAGCGAAATTGACCAGCTTTGCGGACAGTGGCACGCAAACCTTTGCGGGCTGGGTGAAATTTTTGATAAAGCCCAGGTGAAAACCGCACTGAAAAACATGTATGAGCTGAATTTTGTAAAATCCATGCGGTCTATTTCCAATATGTGGCGGAATTTTGCCGTAAATGATGACAGCGGGGCGATTATCTGCGCCTATCCTAAAGACGTGTATAAGCCGGTGATTCCTGTGCCTTACTGCGAAGAAACCATGCACGGTTTTGAATATCAGCTGGCGGGCCTTATGATTAGCGAGGGAATGATTGACGAGGGATTAGAAATTGTCCGCGGCGTGCGCGGCCGCTACAACGGTGCAAACCGCAACCCGTGGAACGAAATTGAGTGCGGCAGCAACTATGCCCGCTCAATGGCAAGCTTTGCCTTAATACCCATTTTCAGCGGCTTTTATTTCGATATGCCCAACAAGACCATTGGGTTTGACCCCATTTTAAACCAGCCTTGCTTTAAAACCATCTGGAGCTTAGACTGCGGCTGGGGAGTTTATGAAAAGACAGAAACCAAAACAAAAATTACAATAAAAGGCGGCCATCTTGCGGCAAACAAAATCCGCCTGCCTTACATGAAAGACATAAAAACGGTAACGGTAGACGGAGAAAAAACAGCGTTTTCGTTTGAAAACGGCGTTTTGTGCGTGGCGGCAGAAAACGTGCAAAAAGAAATTATTATAGAACAGGAGAAATAA